The Syntrophorhabdus sp. genome includes a region encoding these proteins:
- a CDS encoding DEAD/DEAH box helicase: protein KLHLSKMVQKALDTMGFSELSPIQEQSIPLVLEGVDIIGQARTGTGKTAAFGIPLIELLDARTRQTDALILCPTRELAVQVAGELRRLARYRKDIVIAPVYGGQSIRTQIASLKKGVHIVVGTPGRMIDHMRRRTIKLGTVTKVVLDEADEMLNMGFLEDIETILDATSPNRQTLLFSATMPESIRRLAAKYQRNPSIVKVVGEELTVAEVEQSYIEVRPGRKLNLLRKVVDTYNFSSSLVFCNTKRCVDQVARDLKALGYDTEAIHGDLAQSQRDRVMSKFRKGHSTILVATDVAARGIDVNDVEAVINYDVPRDDEYYVHRIGRTARMGKTGHAFTLVLPTEMGKLRDIQAYAKTEIKRHAPLSPEDEFTMAVRMVSKRRTTYKLSGRGHFRRS, encoded by the coding sequence AAGTTACATTTGTCCAAGATGGTGCAAAAGGCCCTGGACACCATGGGGTTCAGCGAACTGAGCCCGATCCAGGAGCAATCGATACCCCTTGTCCTTGAAGGCGTGGACATCATTGGCCAGGCGCGGACGGGCACGGGCAAAACGGCCGCGTTCGGCATTCCCCTCATCGAGCTCCTCGACGCGAGAACAAGACAGACCGACGCCCTTATCCTCTGCCCGACACGTGAGCTGGCAGTTCAGGTCGCGGGTGAACTGAGAAGGCTGGCACGGTACAGGAAGGACATCGTCATTGCTCCCGTCTACGGGGGACAATCCATCCGGACCCAGATCGCAAGCCTGAAGAAGGGGGTCCACATAGTGGTGGGAACGCCGGGCAGGATGATCGACCACATGAGGCGACGGACGATCAAACTGGGAACCGTTACGAAGGTGGTTCTCGATGAGGCCGATGAGATGCTCAACATGGGTTTCCTTGAAGATATCGAGACCATCCTCGACGCGACATCCCCGAACCGGCAGACCCTTCTCTTCTCGGCGACCATGCCGGAGAGCATCCGGAGGCTCGCCGCCAAGTACCAGAGGAACCCCTCCATCGTGAAGGTTGTCGGTGAAGAGCTGACGGTTGCGGAAGTGGAGCAGAGCTATATCGAGGTGCGGCCCGGCAGGAAGCTCAATCTTCTCCGGAAGGTTGTCGATACCTACAATTTTTCTTCATCTCTCGTGTTCTGCAACACGAAAAGATGTGTCGACCAGGTGGCCCGTGACCTCAAGGCCCTGGGCTATGACACGGAGGCCATCCACGGCGACCTGGCGCAGTCGCAAAGGGACCGGGTGATGTCGAAGTTCCGCAAAGGCCATTCCACCATTCTCGTCGCCACCGATGTCGCGGCCCGCGGAATAGATGTGAACGATGTCGAGGCCGTCATCAACTATGATGTCCCTCGCGATGACGAGTATTATGTCCACAGGATAGGCAGGACCGCCAGGATGGGAAAGACGGGACATGCCTTCACGCTGGTGCTCCCCACGGAGATGGGCAAGCTCAGAGACATACAGGCCTACGCGAAGACGG